The genomic window GCCACCTGGGTCGCGTAGAAGACCTTGACCGGTCCGACCCCTCGCTTCGGCTTGGGCGGGTTGGCGTTCATAGCCTCGTTGACGACTTGGTTGAGCTGACCGGTGGGGATCCGGGTGCGGGCCTGCTTGAACAGTGAAGCGGCCACGTCGATCACCGCCTGGACGTTGCGGTTCTGTGTCGCGGTGGTGAAGACGATGGGGGCGAAATCCAGTCCCGGCAGCGTCTTGTAGAGGTATTCTTCGTAATCCCCCGTGACGGCTCTGCCTTTGGCCAGATCCCACTTGTTCACAACCAGTATGCAGGGCTTGAACTGCTCGACGATGTACCCGCCAAGAGTCTTGTCCACGTGGCTGACGTCCTCGGTTGCGTCAATCATCAACAAAACGACGTCGGCCCGACGAATCGAAAGCTGCGCGCGGTGGTAGCCGTAGTACTCGATGTCGTCGGCTATCTTGCTTCGTTTGCGGACTCCGGCGGTATCGATGGCCACATAGACATGCCCGTCGCGTTCGAAACGTACGTCGACGGCATCACGCGTCGTGCCGGGCACTTGCGAAACGATGACGCGTTCCTGGCCGGCCAGGGCATTGATGAACGAACTCTTGCCCACGTTACGACGGCCGACAATGGCGATTTTCATCGTCGGGTCGGGCGGGGCCGCGCCGTCGCTGAACGGCCGGACGATCTCGGCGATCCGTGTCTTGAGTTCGCTCAGTCCGAGATGATGGACCGCGGAGACGGGCATCGGCTCGCCGAAGCCGAGACGAACCAGGTCGGCCAGCTCGGTGCGGGCGGCGGGGGAGTCGACCTTGTTTGCCAGCAGGATGACGGGCTTGGAGCAGCGGCGGAGCCAGTCGGCGACCGACTGATCGAGCGGATTGACTCCTTCTTGGGCGTCGACCACGAAGAGAATCAACGTTGCCTGGTCGACGGCATAGCGGATTTGCTGCTCGACCTGCTCGCCAAGGTCGTCACGGTCCACGACGCCATAACCGCCGGTGTCTACAAGGTCGAAGTAGATACCTTCGAGTTCGCACAAAGCTTGGACGCGATCGCGGGTGACTCCGGCCGTGGGATCGACAATGCTGATCCGGCGGCCGGCGAGCACGTTGAGCAGCGAACTCTTGCCCACGTTCGGGCGTCCGACAATGGCAACCATCGGCAAGGGCATGGGTTGTCGGCCTCCGCGAACCGTCAGAAGTCAGTTCCTGCAAACGATCATGGGGACGGCGGCGGCATCAACGGACTGGGGCGGTCGCGGCCGGAGCACTGGCCGGGCCGCTGGTGGGAGCAGGCCGCTGGATGCCCAGGCCCCGCTGGAAGTTGTAGGGGGCACCGTTCAGGATGCCGGCCACCTCGGCCGTCCCGATCCAGGCGTCCATCGCCTTTTCCATCTTGGCATTACGCTCGGTTCCGCCTTCCGTCATGGCGCTGGTTACATCGGGTTGCGTCTGACCGCCGGACGGTCTCACCATTGCCTTGAGTTGGGCCTCGGTGATCAGCACCACGCGCTCCAACTGCTCGCGTTTTTCACGCCCTGCTTGGGTCTTGGTGTAGTGGTATACCGCGTCGGCCAAGAGACGCGCGGTTCCCCGGACGATATCATTCTTCATTTGTTCATTGTTGATCTGGGCGAACTTGCCTGCCAGCCAGATTGTCACATTGGCGTCGGCGACGGCAGGGAATTCGCCCTTCTGCTCGAA from Phycisphaerae bacterium includes these protein-coding regions:
- the der gene encoding ribosome biogenesis GTPase Der, whose product is MPLPMVAIVGRPNVGKSSLLNVLAGRRISIVDPTAGVTRDRVQALCELEGIYFDLVDTGGYGVVDRDDLGEQVEQQIRYAVDQATLILFVVDAQEGVNPLDQSVADWLRRCSKPVILLANKVDSPAARTELADLVRLGFGEPMPVSAVHHLGLSELKTRIAEIVRPFSDGAAPPDPTMKIAIVGRRNVGKSSFINALAGQERVIVSQVPGTTRDAVDVRFERDGHVYVAIDTAGVRKRSKIADDIEYYGYHRAQLSIRRADVVLLMIDATEDVSHVDKTLGGYIVEQFKPCILVVNKWDLAKGRAVTGDYEEYLYKTLPGLDFAPIVFTTATQNRNVQAVIDVAASLFKQARTRIPTGQLNQVVNEAMNANPPKPKRGVGPVKVFYATQVAVCPPTIAFFVNDPGRVNPGFERFLLNRLREQLLFEEVPIRLLFRSRRPKPPPGDSPHGSA